In Salvelinus alpinus chromosome 20, SLU_Salpinus.1, whole genome shotgun sequence, a genomic segment contains:
- the LOC139546662 gene encoding MKI67 FHA domain-interacting nucleolar phosphoprotein-like — protein sequence MAPPDNYLRCNSCLTGGVRLIVTKIVAETMNNYLMGERLIKYNLVPTEVHEELFVGSQRAFKKPRQPAVAHYNETHTRGGQ from the exons ATGGCACCGCCTGACAATTACCTCAGATGTAACAGTTGTCTG ACAGGTGGAGTTCGACTGATTGTCACCAAGATCGTTGCTGAGACCATGAACAACTACCTGATGGGCGAGAGACTGATCAAAT ATAATCTGGTTCCTACTGAGGTGCATGAGGAGCTGTTTGTGGGATCACAGAGAGCGTTTAAGAAGCCCAGGCAGCCTGCTGTGGCTCACTACAACGAGACACACACCAGAGGAGGTCAATGA
- the LOC139546661 gene encoding high affinity cGMP-specific 3',5'-cyclic phosphodiesterase 9A: protein MATKIIYFTVNGRPEQAEFPVDCPAQDVKDLFRSAAEAGPHDILKLYNPKGNIINISPCLEPNSPNSCYKLEVVAADCNSEPLGVELAVALGFDLSSMEKRLQGLEKKILIEAGETPAVVYEMKRQVESFREKLESVEHLSWLGLFKELSEGTQKPSPFYHKRTLRKTREECEHVREKFLQMSSLEVSEEVRQYLKTPTFDNWQWEDAEIMVLLQVMYTDLDFIATFNIEPEVLHQFLYEVYKRYNNIPFHNFKHCFCVTQMMYGLIWLTDLKSKIDSIDLLTMLTSAVCHDLDHTGYNNAYQINARTELALRYNDISPLENHHCAVAFEILEKNENNIFRNLTTEQYKRIREGIIKCILATDMTRHNEILNKFKSILPVFDFSNKDHRDVLMMIMIKVSDISNEARPMDVAEPWLDCLLQEFYNQSDMEKLEGLPVTPFMDRDKVTKPSSQTGFIGFVLLPLFIELANLFPCLEQHIIDPVRKALDYYTEMEKALEREKLIRAQSDKAAAAKNTTPQNLQNPQKTADSLSEAGNALKPPTL, encoded by the exons ATGGCAACAAAAATCATCTACTTTACTGTGAATGGAAGACCAGAGCAGGCAGAGTTTCCAGTGGATTGCCCTGCCCAGGATGTCAAAG ATCTGTTCCGCTCTGCAGCTGAGGCAGGACCCCATGACATTCTGAAGCTGTACAACCCTAAGGGCAACATCATCAACATCTCCCCGTGCCTGGAGCCCAACAGTCCTAACTCCTGTTATAAGCTAGAGGTGGTGGCTGCTGACTGCAACAGTGAGCCATTAG GTGTGGAGCTTGCTGTGGCACTAGGATTTGACCTCTCCTCCATGGAGAAAAG ACTGCAGGGCTTGGAGAAGAAGATCCTGATCGAGGCTGGTGAGACTCCTGCAGTCGTGTACGAGATGAAGAGACAGGTGGAGTCATTCCGGGAGAAACTTGAG AGTGTTGAACATCTCAGCTGGCTGGGCCTATTCAAAGAGCTATCTGAGGGAACACAGAAGCCCTCTCCTTTCTACCACAAGAGAACGCTGCGCAAGACCAGAGAGGAATGTGAACATGTACGGGAAAAGTTCCTGCAGATGAG TTCCCTGGAGGTTTCAGAGGAAGTGAGACAGTACCTCAAGACCCCAACTTTTGACAACTG GCAGTGGGAGGATGCAGAGATCATGGTTCTACTGCAGGTCATGTACACAGACCTGGACTTCATTGCCACCTTTAACATTGAGCCTGAGGTGCTGCACCAGTTCCTGTATGAGGTGTACAAACGCTACAACAACATCCCCTTCCACAACTTCAAACACTGCTTCTGTGTCACCCAGatg ATGTATGGGCTGATCTGGCTGACGGACCTGAAAAGTAAGATTGACAGCATTGACCTGCTCACCATGCTGACCTCCGCAGTCTGTCACGACCTTGATCACACGGGATACAACAATGCTTACCAG ATAAATGCTCGTACAGAACTGGCCCTGCGCTACAATGACATTTCCCCCCTTGAGAACCACCACTGTGCTGTGGCTTTTGAGATCCTGGAGAAG AATGAAAACAACATTTTCAGAAATCTGACAACTGAACAGTATAAACGGATAAGAGAGGGCATAATCAA ATGCATCCTGGCCACTGATATGACGAGACATAACGAGATCCTGAACAAGTTCAAGTCCATCCTTCCTGTCTTTGACTTCAGCAACAAGGACCACAGAGACGTG ctGATGATGATCATGATCAAAGTGAGTGACATCTCCAACGAAGCACGGCCAATGGATGTGGCTGAGCCCTGGTTAGACTGCCTCCTGCAGGAGTTCTACAACCAG AGTGACATGGAGAAGCTGGAGGGTCTTCCTGTCACCCCGTTCATGGACAGAGACAAGGTGACCAAGCCATCCTCTCAGACAGGCTTCATTGGCTTCGTCCTCTTACCCCTCTTCATTGAGCTGGCTAACCTTTTCCCCTGCCTGGAG CAGCACATCATAGACCCGGTGCGTAAGGCCCTGGACTACTACACAGAGATGGAGAAagccctagagagagagaaactgatcCGAGCACAGAGCGACAAGGCAGCTGCAGCCAAGAACACTACACCCCAGAACTTACAGAACCCTCAGAAAACAGCAGATAGTCTGTCAGAGGCTGGGAATGCCTTGAAACCACCCACTCTGTGA
- the LOC139546664 gene encoding translin-like encodes MSVTEMFSYIQAFLSADQEIREDIRKVVQVLEQTAREILTLLQSVHQPSGFKEIPSKCTKAKELFCTVRTQLGELKNKFPVEQYYRFHEHWRFVLQRLAFLAAFVVYLESASLVTRDEVAQILGIEVVREKGFHLDVEDYLAGVLIMASELSRLAVNSVTAGDYGRPLRISNFINELDSGFRLLNLKNDPLRKRYDGLKYDVKKIEEVVYDLSIRGLAKEQEAGGNK; translated from the exons ATGTCTGTCACGGAAATGTTCAGCTACATTCAGGCTTTTCTGAGTGCGGATCAAGAAATAAGAGAG GACATAAGGAAAGTGGTACAGGTTCTGGAACAGACGGCGAGGGAGATCCTGACCCTGCTCCAAAGTGTCCATCAACCATCTGGCTTCAAAGAGA TCCCCAGTAAGTGCACAAAGGCCAAGGaactgttttgtacagtcagGACGCAACTTGGAGAACTCAAAAACAAGTTCCCAGTGGAGCAGTACTACAG GTTCCATGAGCACTGGAGGTTTGTTCTGCAGCGCCTGGCCTTCCTGGCAGCGTTCGTGGTCTACCTGGAGAGTGCATCTCTCGTGACACGCGATGAAGTGGCACAAATACTAGGAA TCGAGGTGGTGCGAGAGAAGGGATTCCACCTGGATGTTGAAGATTACCTGGCAGGTGTGCTGATCATGGCCAGTGAACTG TCTCGCCTGGCGGTGAACAGCGTCACAGCAGGGGACTATGGCCGCCCCCTCCGAATCTCCAACTTCATCAACGAGCTGGACTCTGGCTTCCGACTGCTCAACCTCAAGAACGACCCCCTGAGGAAGCGCTACGACGGCCTCAAGTACGATGTGAAGAAGATAGAGGAGGTAGTCTACGACCTCTCTATCCGTGGCCTGGCCAAGGAGCAGGAGGCTGGGGGAAACAAGTAG